The Gadus morhua chromosome 10, gadMor3.0, whole genome shotgun sequence genome segment AGTCCAGGAAACTTTTATTTTGCGCTTGGAATCATAAAACCCTACAgaacctcttcttcctccctggCAGTGTGCTCCACAAGCCCCAGGCCGGGGCCTCTGGACAGCCCAGACCCAGAGCCCGCTGGTCAGCCGCAGAGAGAGGGCCAGGGCCCAGCAGCCGGTGGGGACCCCTCGCcggcccccccccagaccccttcAGAGCACCAGGAGCCCCTCAGGAGGCCCCCGAAGAAACAGCTCAGCTTTGCTTTTGAGAACGAGAAGCAGGCATAAAGACCGACctgaacaaaaaaaagcctaaagATGTTTAAGAAGTGTAAAGGACACAGCTTTCATGTGTATAAAAGTAGCGCCCGTGAATAGCTAAATTGCTAAAGCTAGTTATCATATTTTACCTTTCTTTCACGGAGTGTCAGAGTGCGTGCCTGTCCTGATGATTATGTTGTTTATACAGTATAGCATCCAATAAAGATGGGGACATGGATGGTCTTCAGAGTCCTTGGTGTCGTTTTGTCCTAAATGTGTGGCGGTCTATAATAACACCCTGGCTGTTAGCTTCCTGTGGCTAACTCCTCAGCCACTCCAGGTATGCAGGAGATGACCTCTGGTGACCTCCCGTTAGCATTGCTGGTCTAATATAATCCTGAAGTTCAGGCCAGAAAGTTGCACCCAGTGTAGAAATGCctgacataaatacacacagaactctctctcatacaaacacactcacatacacaaacgcacacacacccgatATTTGTGGGGACATACCATTGACCGACTGGGAGTAGGTCATTGCAATAGTTAGACTCAATCGACTCATTGGACTTTAATGCCATTGGCATACCAGGTCAGTCTTACCGCTCCCAGAATAGCCGGTTCCCCCCAGTGTCTCTGACATTCCCAGTGAAGCCCTGCGTACCCTACTGTCAATATGCCCCCAGTCTCAGGGAGGGGCTGGGAGAATGTGTTGCGGTTTTTGCATGACGACTGGACCTCCAGATCAGCTGGACCTGACTGAGGTGGGGTTCAAAGTGCCGGGAGGTGACCGACACAGTCAGGAGtcagtgaagaggtttgtggaAGTAGGATAGCGTTCTGGCTGTGGAGCTatgagggtgggggcagcagcGCTCGCTGCTGGGCTGTGCGGGGGCCTGGGGACGTTGTGTTTCCTGCTGGCCTTCGGCACGGATTACTGGCTGCTGGCGAGTGACAACTGCGGACCGTACGCACGGCAGATGCGACCCGGAGGCGGAGCGGTGGGCAACGGTACCGAGGTAGGGACACGCTAAAGAGTGCGTTGACTGTGTGGGAAACAACATGCATGCTACCTAGCAAGCAGTGTGATGCCACGGTTGATTAACGTCGCGTCGGTCCTTTGCGTGCAGCCAGTGTGTTTCCATCAGGTTCGAGCAGCGTAGGATCGCATTCAGCAAAATCCTGTCCGTTACAATATTACTATATCACTGTCCCTCGCTGACCTCAAGTAATACAACACGCAAAGCAATACACACGCTCCTAATGAGGAACACTACGGCACGGCGGTGTGAAGACTGATATCCAAACAGATGTCCGCAAGGGGCAGCGACAATACATCTCAACGCACCAACTAATCAATTAATACCTTCACGTTAAAAAGACTGAGCCTTTCCAGCACTGCGAACACCAGGGCACCACAGAAACCGCCGTGGAGGGAAATGATGAAAACAGCCCCCCTATATACATAATTCAGGACCATCAATCATACGTTGACAAGCAAGTGAAGAACATCATTCATCTGGGGCCTTCAGAAGTCTCAGAAAGTAGAAAAAACTTGCAGTCCAGCAAACCTCTAATGAGAACCATGTTTTGATGCTGGCAGGTCCTGGCACCACAGAAACTAGAGAACCGCAGGCCAGCTCGCGCATACACGGCCGTCCACTAACCAGAGCCAGGTGATGGATTCCTGCTACCATGGCACTGTTGGACAAGAAGGGCCTCTTTTCTTTTCGACTTGTTGTTGGACGTTGTCGAAGGGAATTTTTGCTCCctcccctgtgtgtctgttgaggGATCGCGGTGGGTGATCTCGTTGAAAGAGGGGGGGAATATAGATCACAGTGTACAAGCCACTGGCTGTTGTCTGCACCCAGGCTCGCTCGCTTGAACACACGAGCAAGCATACAACTCATAAGGAACACGTGTCCCCATTTGCATCAAATGGTCATCCTGCCCGCCAAGGGGAAGAATATGTCTAGTTTTACCAACTCCATCTGTCGCAAACttcgatttattttatttgatcaagTCTCTCAGCACACTCTCCcgaaacacaacacaccaaaCATGAAGACATTGGAATCGTTACCAACAATGAAAACTACCAAAATATGTGTGATCAACACCACAACAGTTAAAGGTTCAAATAGTATTTTTGCGAGGCTAAGGTAGTAAATCATAAGATACCACAGGGTTGAAGAAGATAAAagtggggaaaaaaataatagaagGGAATTTTTCCAAAGCCCTttatctatgtgtgtctctccgtGCGCCCTGATAGGACGTGGTGGCTGTGACGCCTTCCTCTCTGATCCTTCACCACGAGGGCTTCTTCTGGCGCTGCGTGTTCCACGCAGAACCTGGGGCCCACGCAGGCTGGGCCAGCCTCTTCAGTATGAACACAcagttgcgcacacacacacacacacacacacacacacacacacacacacacacacacacacacacacacacacacacacacacacacacacacacacacacacacacgcatgcatgctgacacacacatacacacacacacacgcgctcacagacacacacgcatgcaaccCATCCCAGGGGAACCCACTTCCTGTGGCTTTTCTTCTGATTAGTTAGTATgcttctttctttgtttctttcaatCCGGCGACATTTTCTGCAGAGACCAATGTGAGCTACACAGCAAGGAATGAACTGAAAGAAGCAAAACCTTCCTGTGGCTTTTCAGTCAGTCCTTAGtttctttcttactttctaGTTGGTCAATTATTCTTTCTTGTAGTCCATGAAGGTCACATATGAAATAATGTATTAAAAGAAATGTACATTATTGAGTCCCGGAGTTCTGTTCGACTCCATGTGTTTCTGGGTTGCACGCAGCTTTCAGTATTGATTTATGTCAGTGTGTGACTGAAAGCAGAGGACTGGAGTTCTGCGGGACATATTCGGTCCACAAAAACAGAAGTTATGGAATTTGATTTCACCTCATGAAAAAAGCTGAAGGGATACATAACCTAAAATTGTTAAAGATATTTGTTAATGTATTCATGAAAGTGTAGGGTATCACCACACATAAACCAAAACCTGATTACATGAATATAATACTGCACAAAAACAGCTGAATTGGCAGTTTCTGAAtgggtgtggccgtagcattgaTAATCAAGATGGTTCAGTTGCTGGTTCAGGATGGGGTGTGGCTTCTTCTAATAGGTTCACTAGCCTCGTTAGAAACGGGGTGTGGCTTCTTCTAATAGATTCACTAGCCTTGTGACTTCATCGAGATATTGAAGTTGGCGTTCACTAGATCGGTTCATGAGATCGGTTCAAAGTGTagtgacacactcacacatgcatgcacacacacacacacacacacacacacacacacacgcacacgcacacgcacacacacactcatacatccatacacacgcacacacgcacacacacacacacacacacacacacacacacacacacacacacacacaaacacaaagcttTATGTAGTACATAATTGTCACAAGTCTTTTGAGACCTAAACTTTGCATCTAATCCTAATCGGAACCTTGTCTTTTTCAGCCAACCAACCAAAATCTAAGGTCTGTATCCATGGTTACCTGTTTCCTCTACCTGTGACACTTGGACAGGTGCCTCATCCCATCTATGATGCTACTgcaggtagcacacacacacacacacacacacacacacacacacacacacacacacacacacacacacacgcgcgcacacacacacacacacacacacacacacacacacacacacacacacacagacacacacacacatcccaatcAAAAGGATTGCATGGGTTCTGACATGACATTCATGTCAGTCTCCAAGTCACCAAAGAAAGCGTGTGCACATGCAGACGTTATGGTGCTGTCTAACCTCAAACACATGAATGcagtcagacaaacacacacacacacccgacacgcacacacacaggacacacaccaCCAGATGTCGTGTGTGTCCTCATCTCCTCGTCTCACATGATGCGGCGGCGGGCGGTGCTTGTCGTCCCGGCAGTGTTCCGCGGCTTTTGGACGCCGTTGATCACCCTGGGCGCGGCGTCGGCGCTGACGGGCCTCTTCCTGTTGCTGTGTGGCGTTCCCTTCTTCAGCCAGAAGCTGTATCGCCTGGGCGGGGCCTTCCTCATCGCCGCCGGTGAGATCCGTGTCTGGGTTTAGGCTCGGGCTCGGTCTGTCATTCAGATCACTCCTGACACATAGCAGTAGTGGGGAGTGTGCTGGAATGTGTAAacaacacacgcgcacgcacacacagatgtactcgcacgcacacattcgcacacacacgcacacgtgtacacacacacacacacacacacacacacacaaacgcacacgtgcacacacatacaaaagcaCGTATCAGCTTTGCCATTGCTGGTGTCAGCTGTCTCTATCCATCacatgacaaacacacatgcacacacacacacacacgcacacacacacacacacacacgcgcgcgcgcgcacacacacacacacacacacacacacacacacacacacacacacacacacacacacacacacacacacacacacacacacacacacacacacacacacacacacacacacacacacacacacacacagaaacagacacagacacagacacacgcacacagacacagtaacAGATGTCACTCTGGTAACATCTCCATGTGTGCACTGTGTACGCAGGTGTACACAGTGCAACCATAGTAACAGAGTCAGTCTGCTACTTATTACAGTGTCAATCTTCTTATCCtacccccccatctctctctctctccgtgtccccttgctctctttctctccccctccttccctctacCCATGTAGCCGTCTtctacctggtggtggtggtgctttaCGTGCTGTGGGCGGAGCTTGTGAACGTGAAGCGCTACGTGCTCCAGGAGCGGGGAGAGGCGTGTCCCAACGCCCAGGTCACGGTGCTCTATGGCTGGTCCTTCATGGTGGCCGTGGCGGGGGTGCCTCTGGTGCTGCTGTCAGGCATGCTGTTCACGCTGCTGGGCCACGTGCTACGGGTCCACAACAAGTGATGGTGGTGGACCCGCCGGACCACTGACGGGAGAGAAGGAACCGATAGAAGTACACTGGATATGTGTGCCTGCCGCGATAGGCCTGTACATAGCAGATACAGAGAGATCAGCGATGTTATAGCACACCCCGTTGGACATCTGGTGAATTACAGTCCCGCccgtgtgttttgtttgtttttgtatattgtggtttgtgtgtttgtcaatcACGTCTTCTTTGTTTTCTATCATCGCATGCCAATTATTTAGTTCAGTGTCGTACTGAAATAAATTACAGCAAAAGCAATCCCCAAACAAACGGCATGAGGAATTAAATCTGAAACTAAAATTAAAGATATGTCATGACACAATAAAATATGCTTATTTGCTTCTCATAGGCCTGTTGGCCCGTGCAACGTTCAACAGAACCAAAATACATTTATGGATGTGTGTTACTATGAAACAAGGCCGTGTGTTTTACATGATTCACATCAAGTCAGCTGGGTTGCCTGGGCGATGAGGAGGGGAGTCAAGGATCCCTGAACCAGCTGTGCTCCCCCCTGCTTCCCCCCATCATGGACCTGGCAGAGGATTAAAGCTGGTTAGCTAGAGTTGATTgggagggttggagggagggagggagggagggagggagggagggtgggggggggagggcggagctagggagggaaggggggtgagagacggaggaggagggcagagaggagggtgggAATGGCACTGTGTGGATATGGGGactgtgtggtggggggggggggcggggggggggggggcaagtaggggagagatggatattagagagaaagaaaaaggggaaattgattgtgtgtgtgtgtgtgtgtgtgtgtgtgtgtgtgtgtgtgtgtgtgtgtgtgtgtgtgtgtgtgtgtgtgtgtgtgtgtgtgtatgcgggggTAGTGAGAAATGAACAGCTGTTTCTGGGGTACAGGCCACCTGCCCCCTAACACCAGCCGTTTTCAACTCccgtattctctctctctctctctctctctctctctctctctctctctctctctctctctctctctctctctctctctctctctctctttccgtctctctccctctctgtctgtcgc includes the following:
- the LOC115552916 gene encoding transmembrane protein 182 isoform X2; this encodes MRVGAAALAAGLCGGLGTLCFLLAFGTDYWLLASDNCGPYARQMRPGGGAVGNGTEDVVAVTPSSLILHHEGFFWRCVFHAEPGAHAGWASLFTNQPKSKVCIHGYLFPLPVTLGQVPHPIYDATAAVFYLVVVVLYVLWAELVNVKRYVLQERGEACPNAQVTVLYGWSFMVAVAGVPLVLLSGMLFTLLGHVLRVHNK
- the LOC115552916 gene encoding transmembrane protein 182 isoform X1, whose amino-acid sequence is MRVGAAALAAGLCGGLGTLCFLLAFGTDYWLLASDNCGPYARQMRPGGGAVGNGTEDVVAVTPSSLILHHEGFFWRCVFHAEPGAHAGWASLFTNQPKSKVCIHGYLFPLPVTLGQVPHPIYDATAVFRGFWTPLITLGAASALTGLFLLLCGVPFFSQKLYRLGGAFLIAAAVFYLVVVVLYVLWAELVNVKRYVLQERGEACPNAQVTVLYGWSFMVAVAGVPLVLLSGMLFTLLGHVLRVHNK